TATTTCAGCATACTTTTGTTGTCGAAAAAGGTTAGGATAATTTATGCATAACCCATACCCGGAGTTGCTCTGGTTATCTTTATTAATAGCTTAAATATCAATCTATAAACACATTTATTATGGCAAACGATTTAGAAGCGCAAGTTAAACAACTTGAGGCACAATTAAAAGCGCTACAGGAAGGACAACCGAAAGATCAGCTCTCGATGATTGTCTTTTCCGGCGATTTGGATAAAGTTCTTGCTGCATTTATCATTGCTACCGGAGCCCGCGCAATGGATATGGAAGTAAAAATGTTTTTTACCTTCTGGGCTACACCAGTATTACGTGCAAAAAACAAAAAAGGAGGCAAGAAAGATTTCATGTCATCCATGCTTGGATGCATGCTGCCTAAAGGAAGCACACAGACAAAACTTTCAAAACTGAACATGTGTGGCATGGGAACCAACATGCTGAAATCGGTGATGAAAAAGAAAAATGTTGCCTCGCTGGAGTCATTGATAGAAACAGCCGGAGAGCTGGGCGTTGAAATTGCCATTTGCCAAATGAGTATGGATCTGATGGGATTCAAAAAAGATGAAATGATCGACTATCCTTATTTATCCTACGTGGGAGTTGGCACCTATCTTTCGGATGCACAAGAAAGCAAAATACAGTTATTCATTTAAAAACAAGGAGATAAAGCTATGACAGTAGAAGAATTAAAAGCACTGAAGAGTGACAAAGTAGTTGATGCACGTGGGACAGCCTGCCCGGGTCCGCTTTTGGCAGCAAAAAAAGCCATTGGTGATATTCAGGCCGGACAAGTTATGGAAATCCTTTCGGCTGACGAAGGAACCAAGAGCGATATTCCAAAGTGGGCTAAGAAACAAAGCTTCGAATATCTGGGTTCGATTGACGAAGATGGCATGTTCCGCTTATTCTTAAAAAAGTAACGTACGTATGAGCACTAAACCAAAGATTTTGGTTTTCTCGACCGAAAAAATCTCTGATCCCGCGATAGACCTCGCGGGATTATTAAAAAAACACTATCCCAATACCGTTTATACCATAAGTGTTCCCTGCTCGAGCGGCATCAAACCGAGATGGATCATGCAGGCTTATGAAAAAGGATTTGACGGCGTGTTTATCGCCGCCGACGGTACAGATTGCCCTTATGGGGAGTCATGTGTGGATAAGACATCCGCTATCATTGCGGTAACACATCAAATGATGAAGGAAAAAGGGCTGAAGCCATCGCAATTGAAAATGGCGGCTCTATGCTCGGTGTGTGCCGATCCTTTCGTTGCACACATTAAAAATTTCATGAAAGAACTTGCCAATAAAGATAATTAATTATGACAGATAATCAGAATGCTGCCGCAACCTGCCTGGACGAGACACGCTTTGACGTCATGGTGATTGGGGCCGGGATTGCAGGGGCTGAATCGGCGCTTAAACTTGGCGACATGGGATATAAAGTTCTTTTAGTGGAAAAAGAACCTTCAATCGGCGGGAAAATGATCCTGTTGAGCAAAGTATTCCCCACACTGGATTGCGCTGCTTGTATCACTACTCCGAAAGTATCGGAAACAGCCAGACACCCGAACATCACCATCCATACCCTGACTGAGGTAGAGACGATTCATCGCAATGGCGATCGTCATTTTTCGGTTCAATTGAAAAAGAAACCACGCTATGTTGTTGAAAAAGATTGTACCGGTTGCCAGGAGTGTGAAGCAGTTTGTCCGGTCATCACCAAAGATCAGTTTCAGTTCAATCTGACAGCCCGTAAAGCTGTTTATATCCCCTTTAATATTGCCAATCCGCGTATTGCTTTGATTGATATTGACAACTGTATGCTTTGCGGTGCTTGCGAGAAAGCCTGCCCGTCAGGATGTATCGATTTTACCCAAAAGGAACAACAACTGCAAATCACCGCTAAATCCATCATTGTAGCCACAGGATTCAAACTTTTTGATCCGATCTCCATCGAACGGTATGGATACGGACGCTATAAAAACGTGATCACATCCATGCAAATGGAACGTGAGTTAGCTCCTACCCGGCCTTTCAATAACGTATTGCGTCCGTCAGACGGAAAAATCCCTGACAAGATTGCTTATGTTTTCTGTACCGGGTCACGTGACCACACGGTTGGCAATCCGATATGCTCCCAGGTTTGTTGCATGTACTCCACCAAGCAGGCACAATTGCTGATGGGGGCATTGCCTATGGCCGACATCTCCCTTTATTACATCAATATCCGTGCTTTCGGCAAAGGCTACAACGAGTTTTACCTGCAAGCCAAAGACATGGGGGCTAACTATGTAAAAGGAAAAATAGGAAAGATTACTGAAAAAGAAAACGGGAACCTGATTCTCCGTTTCGAAGATATTGCAACGGGAAAAGTCACTGAAAGAGAACACGACCTGGTCGTTTTGTCGGTAGGTTTACTGGCTAATCCGGCTATTGTCAAAGCGTTCAAAGATGAGAAGCTTGAGTTGGACGCCATCAATTACGTTCAACAGCCGAACATGCTTCAAAGTCCCGCACAGACCTCCATCGAAGGCGTATTTGTCGCCGGAACGGCAACGGGGCCGATGGATATTCCCGATACGATTATGTCGGCAGGCGCCGCAGCTACTGAAACATCAAGCTATTTAACCAGATTGTCATGAAGAAAAAGATAGGTGTTTATGTGTGCCATTGCGGAGGCAACATATCCGATTATGTAGATATTGAAAAGGTCAAAGCAGCCGTTAAGGACGAAGCAGATGTGTTTTTAGTCAAAAACACGCTGTTTGCCTGTGCCGACTCTTCCCAGAAGATGATGGAAGACGATATCAAGGCGCAAGGGTTGGATGCCATGGTGGTTGCATCATGCTCGCCAAAACTCCACCTGAATACGTTCCGTGGGGTTGCAAGCCGTGCAGGATTGAACCCGTATAATTATGTTCAGGTAAATATCCGTGAACAAAATTCATGGGCACACTCCGACAATCCCGCAGGCGCTACCGAGAAAGCCATTCAATTGGTCAAAGCCGGCATCGCCAGAGCAAAAGAATCTGAAGCGTTGACCTCCATGAAGATTCCTACTACCAATGCTGTAGCTGTTATTGGTGCGGGTATCGGGGGAATGCGTACAGCTTTGGGATTAGCAGATATGGGAACCGAAGTCTATCTGATTGAGAAATCATTCTTTGTAGGCGGACGTACGGCTCAATGGGGAACAGTTGCTCCCAACAACGACAAGGGAGATGTTTTAACAGCCGGTTTGTTTGCCGAAATCCAAAAAAGAAGCAACATCAAATTGTTTACCGGAGCCGAGTTGATCGAGAAAAGCGGCAGTGTGGGCAATTTTGATATTAAAATCAGGATTCGTCCCCGTGGTTTTCAGGGCAATGCTACTACCAGCGAAATAGAAAGCGCTGTCAAAGCATGTCCGGTATCAACAGCCGACGAGTTTAATTTTGGACTTACCCAACGCAAGGCAATCTTTATTCCACAAAAGGGACAATTCCCGCAACAGCCTGCTATTGACGAAGCACTTTGTAACCAATGCGGCGCATGTTCAAAAATCAATCCGGCATTTCAACCTGCCTCGACAGCAGAAGAAGTGCTGACATTGCACATCGGTGGATTTGTTGCCAATACCGGTTTCGATCCTTATGAACCTCCTAAAGGAGAATATGGCTATGGTGAAATCGAGAATGTCATTACGTTGCCCCAATTCAAACGTTTGATTGAGTTGAACGATAAAGAATTGGTGTTCAAAGGAAAGAAGGTAAAGAAAATTGCCTATATCTATTGTGTCGGAAGCCGTCAGGATGATGATGAAGGAAACAATAAATATTGCTCGCGTTATTGCTGTACCTCAGCAACACACACGGGTGTGACGGTGAAGAATAAATATAAGGATGTTCTCAATTATCATTTCAACCGTGGCATTCGTACTTATGGGAAAGCCGAACTGATTTATGGTCAGGCTTCGCGTCAGGGCGATGTCTTCCTGCAGTTTACGCTTGATAGTATTCCTCAGGTTGAACGGAGGAATAACAAGACGTATGTAAAAGTCAAGGATATTCTTACTGCCGGAAAGATAATTGAAACAGACGCTGACCTGGTTGTATTGGTAACGGCAATGGTTCCGCGCGAAAATGAGGAGCTTGGCCATTTGCTGAAGATTCCTGAAGGGCGTGATCATTTCTTCAACGAGATTCACATGAAACTGAAACCGGTGGAAACGGTGATTGATGGAGTGATGATTGCAGGAACCTGCCAGGCACCGAAAAACATTCTTGAGACATTGAATTCGTCAATGGCTGCTGCTGCAAAAGTAAACTCGGTACTTACCAAAGGTGAAATGGCGCTCGAGCCTACGTTGGCTATGGTGAATCCCGGCGCTTGTACATGGTGTGGCAAATGTGCCGAAGCATGTCCTTTTGATGCTATTGTCCAGGTGGATAATGACGGGAAGTTGGTGGC
The sequence above is drawn from the Microbacter margulisiae genome and encodes:
- a CDS encoding DsrE/DsrF/DrsH-like family protein: MANDLEAQVKQLEAQLKALQEGQPKDQLSMIVFSGDLDKVLAAFIIATGARAMDMEVKMFFTFWATPVLRAKNKKGGKKDFMSSMLGCMLPKGSTQTKLSKLNMCGMGTNMLKSVMKKKNVASLESLIETAGELGVEIAICQMSMDLMGFKKDEMIDYPYLSYVGVGTYLSDAQESKIQLFI
- a CDS encoding sulfurtransferase TusA family protein; amino-acid sequence: MTVEELKALKSDKVVDARGTACPGPLLAAKKAIGDIQAGQVMEILSADEGTKSDIPKWAKKQSFEYLGSIDEDGMFRLFLKK
- a CDS encoding hydrogenase iron-sulfur subunit yields the protein MSTKPKILVFSTEKISDPAIDLAGLLKKHYPNTVYTISVPCSSGIKPRWIMQAYEKGFDGVFIAADGTDCPYGESCVDKTSAIIAVTHQMMKEKGLKPSQLKMAALCSVCADPFVAHIKNFMKELANKDN
- a CDS encoding CoB--CoM heterodisulfide reductase iron-sulfur subunit A family protein, which codes for MTDNQNAAATCLDETRFDVMVIGAGIAGAESALKLGDMGYKVLLVEKEPSIGGKMILLSKVFPTLDCAACITTPKVSETARHPNITIHTLTEVETIHRNGDRHFSVQLKKKPRYVVEKDCTGCQECEAVCPVITKDQFQFNLTARKAVYIPFNIANPRIALIDIDNCMLCGACEKACPSGCIDFTQKEQQLQITAKSIIVATGFKLFDPISIERYGYGRYKNVITSMQMERELAPTRPFNNVLRPSDGKIPDKIAYVFCTGSRDHTVGNPICSQVCCMYSTKQAQLLMGALPMADISLYYINIRAFGKGYNEFYLQAKDMGANYVKGKIGKITEKENGNLILRFEDIATGKVTEREHDLVVLSVGLLANPAIVKAFKDEKLELDAINYVQQPNMLQSPAQTSIEGVFVAGTATGPMDIPDTIMSAGAAATETSSYLTRLS
- a CDS encoding CoB--CoM heterodisulfide reductase iron-sulfur subunit A family protein, whose product is MKKKIGVYVCHCGGNISDYVDIEKVKAAVKDEADVFLVKNTLFACADSSQKMMEDDIKAQGLDAMVVASCSPKLHLNTFRGVASRAGLNPYNYVQVNIREQNSWAHSDNPAGATEKAIQLVKAGIARAKESEALTSMKIPTTNAVAVIGAGIGGMRTALGLADMGTEVYLIEKSFFVGGRTAQWGTVAPNNDKGDVLTAGLFAEIQKRSNIKLFTGAELIEKSGSVGNFDIKIRIRPRGFQGNATTSEIESAVKACPVSTADEFNFGLTQRKAIFIPQKGQFPQQPAIDEALCNQCGACSKINPAFQPASTAEEVLTLHIGGFVANTGFDPYEPPKGEYGYGEIENVITLPQFKRLIELNDKELVFKGKKVKKIAYIYCVGSRQDDDEGNNKYCSRYCCTSATHTGVTVKNKYKDVLNYHFNRGIRTYGKAELIYGQASRQGDVFLQFTLDSIPQVERRNNKTYVKVKDILTAGKIIETDADLVVLVTAMVPRENEELGHLLKIPEGRDHFFNEIHMKLKPVETVIDGVMIAGTCQAPKNILETLNSSMAAAAKVNSVLTKGEMALEPTLAMVNPGACTWCGKCAEACPFDAIVQVDNDGKLVAKVNESNCKGCGMCTPVCPTDAIDLAGYTNAQIGAMIDALAEL